The Gouania willdenowi chromosome 20, fGouWil2.1, whole genome shotgun sequence genome window below encodes:
- the LOC114454534 gene encoding centrosome and spindle pole associated protein 1-like, producing the protein MLHFSADRGLGSGSKLGTDYERKKNKLQPLATGLMIGVSEEENKLIAATKKEKYKAELLKQINDNKRNKVREKTLEGTVGVTGATKKDLHKKLPEQETQKNPSRSSQEDFKEPLMKCSGLETGAPRDEALLDHSSETSHRNLSQGLGDMAVPRVAGLDPVVCPLCYTPLHASHPLYGTLAYAPPHPDGTLAYAPPPHHYGTLAYAPPHHYGTPAYAPPPHHNYGTLAYAPPHHNYGTPAYAPPPHHYNVTPAYAPPPHHYNGTQVHPLDPPDGASYPLEPTLPDNQDALCRETSQSGRPIGQRSSAAIELCAENSRQQGESKQSHWEALRQQINEREKLKKMKKIEEERYNAKIEAERMAYNPWGRGGGGAPVTDEQGNLHSDLRQMHKVNKERSLFPRCPRAGAHVPVSRPLSALTGERCSEQVNKHNQELKQQIEERRRRKAEEKEREMREEEELDKKIEKERALLHKMYEEEQKQLKMKVLKKGT; encoded by the exons ATGCTGCATTTTTCAGCTGACAGAG GTTTAGGTTCAGGATCCAAGCTGGGAACAGACTatgaaagaaagaagaacaaaCTTCAACCGCTGGCTACTGGACTCATGATTG GAGTGTCAGAGGAAGAGAATAAATTGATAGCTGCgacgaaaaaagaaaaatacaaagcgGAATTGTTGAAGCAAATCAATGATAATAAGAGAAACAAAGTcag AGAGAAAACACTTGAGGGGACGGTTGGTGTCACTGGAGCTACAAAAAAAGATCTACATAAAAAG CTTCCTGAACAGGAAACTCAAAAGAATCCTTCAAGAAGCTCACAGGAGGACTTCAAAGAACCACTGATGAAGTGTTCTGGGTTGGAAACTGGTGCACCTAGAGATGAGGCCTTGTTGGACCATTCCAGTGAAACGTCCCACAGGAACCTCTCACAGGGGCTGGGAGACATGGCTGTACCCAG GGTTGCTGGTTTGGATCCTGTAGTTTGTCCTCTTTGCTACACTCCACTTCATGCATCTCATCCTTTATATGGGACTCTAGCATATGCTCCTCCTCATCCTGATGGGACTCTAGCatatgctcctcctcctcatcattatGGGACTCTAGCATATGCTCCTCCTCATCATTATGGGACTCCAGCatatgctcctcctcctcatcataaTTATGGGACTCTAGCATATGCTCCTCCTCATCATAATTATGGGACTCCAGCatatgctcctcctcctcatcattatAATGTGACTCCAGCatatgctcctcctcctcatcattatAATGGGACTCAAGTTCATCCACTTGATCCTCCTGACGGGGCCAGTTATCCATTGGAGCCAACTCTTCCTGACAATCAAG ATGCTCTGTGTAGAGAGACTTCTCAGTCTGGAAGGCCAATTGGCCAAAGATCATCTGCAGCTATTGA ACTCTGTGCTGAGAATTCCAGGCAACAGGGAGAAAGCAAACAGAGCCACTGGGAGGCTCTAAGACAGCAG ATCAATGAGAGAGAAAAGctcaaaaaaatgaagaaaatagagGAGGAGCGTTATAATGCTAAAATAGAAGCTGAGAGGATGGCCTACAATCCCTGGGGAAGGGGTGGAGGAGGTGCACCGGTCACAGACGAACAAGGCAACCTCCATA GTGACTTGAgacaaatgcacaaagtgaACAAGGAACGGAGCTTGTTTCCTCGGTGTCCCAGAGCCGGAGCTCACGTTCCTGTTTCCCGTCCTCTGTCAG CTCTCACTGGTGAGCGTTGCTCAGAACAAGTGAACAAGCACAACCAAGAACTGAAGCAGCAA ATAGAGGAACGCCGTAGAAGGAAGGCTGAGGAGAAAGAGCGTGAGATGAGGGAGGAGGAAGAGCTGGATAAAAAGATAGAGAAGGAGAGGGCTCTGCTTCACAAGATGTACGAGGAAGAACAAAAGCAGCTCAAGATGAAGGTCCTTAAAAAAGGaacttaa